In a genomic window of Mycolicibacillus parakoreensis:
- a CDS encoding sterol desaturase family protein — MRDPVLPAIPFFLLLLTLEWLAARRLDGIQAREHDRPAPGGYLARDAWTSIAMGLVSMATTAGWKLLALLGYAAIFTYLAPWQLSPTHWSTWVIALLGVDLLYYLYHRMAHRVRLVWATHQAHHSSRYFNFATALRQKWNNSGEVLMWIPLPLLGIPPWVVLAAFSVSLVYQFWVHTERIDKLPRPVEFVFNTPSHHRVHHGRDAPYLDKNYGGILILWDRLFGTFTPEVFRPHYGLTTQVDTYNIWTLQTYEYVAMARDVAAATRWRDRLGHVFGPPGWQPARAKGPPWQTPCAPATR; from the coding sequence ATGCGCGACCCGGTGCTCCCGGCGATCCCGTTTTTCTTGCTGCTGTTGACCCTGGAGTGGCTGGCCGCCCGCCGACTCGATGGGATCCAGGCGCGAGAGCACGACCGGCCCGCGCCCGGCGGGTATCTGGCCCGCGACGCCTGGACCAGCATCGCGATGGGGCTGGTGTCGATGGCCACCACCGCCGGCTGGAAGCTGCTGGCCCTGTTGGGCTATGCCGCGATCTTCACCTACCTGGCGCCGTGGCAGCTCTCGCCGACCCACTGGTCCACGTGGGTGATCGCGCTGCTCGGCGTCGACCTGCTGTACTACCTGTATCACCGGATGGCCCACCGGGTCCGGCTGGTGTGGGCGACCCACCAGGCCCACCACTCCAGTCGGTACTTCAACTTCGCCACCGCGCTGCGCCAGAAGTGGAACAACAGCGGCGAGGTCCTGATGTGGATTCCGTTGCCGCTGCTGGGGATTCCCCCGTGGGTGGTGTTGGCCGCCTTCTCGGTGAGCCTCGTCTACCAGTTCTGGGTGCACACCGAACGCATCGACAAGCTGCCGCGCCCCGTCGAGTTCGTGTTCAACACCCCGTCGCACCACCGGGTGCATCACGGCAGGGACGCACCGTATCTGGACAAGAACTACGGCGGGATCCTGATCCTGTGGGACCGGCTGTTCGGCACGTTCACCCCCGAGGTGTTCCGGCCGCACTACGGGCTGACCACCCAGGTCGACACCTACAACATCTGGACGCTGCAAACCTACGAATACGTGGCGATGGCCCGCGACGTGGCCGCCGCGACCCGGTGGCGCGACCGGCTCGGCCATGTCTTCGGGCCACCCGGTTGGCAACCGGCCCGAGCGAAGGGACCCCCATGGCAGACACCCTGCGCCCCGGCGACACGCTGA
- a CDS encoding MgtC/SapB family protein — translation MQTLSIADFTVRLAVGLGCGALIGLERQWRARMAGLRTNALVAAGATLFVLYSVAAEDAGSPTRVASYVVSGVGFLGGGVILREGFNVRGLNTAATLWCSAAVGVLAAAGHLLFAGIATAVIVSTHLLGRPLGRWIDRDHHIEEDVDPRPYRLQLICAPEVEQIARAQIVRHTSGGDPVLHGIRTGRDDDDNAVVTAYLLVDGRAPDRLERLVAELSLQPGVEGVHWNADETDPVAGFGPTDRD, via the coding sequence GTGCAGACATTGAGCATCGCCGACTTCACGGTGCGCCTGGCCGTCGGGCTGGGCTGCGGGGCTCTCATCGGGCTGGAACGGCAGTGGCGCGCCCGGATGGCCGGTCTGCGCACCAACGCGCTGGTCGCCGCGGGCGCGACGCTGTTCGTGCTCTACTCGGTGGCCGCCGAGGACGCCGGCAGCCCCACCCGGGTGGCCTCCTATGTGGTCTCGGGGGTCGGGTTCCTCGGCGGTGGGGTGATCCTGCGGGAGGGGTTCAACGTGCGTGGCCTCAACACCGCGGCCACCCTGTGGTGTTCGGCGGCGGTCGGGGTGCTCGCGGCGGCCGGACACCTGCTGTTCGCCGGGATCGCGACCGCGGTGATCGTGAGCACCCACCTGCTGGGCCGGCCGCTGGGTCGGTGGATCGACCGCGACCACCACATCGAGGAGGACGTCGACCCCCGGCCGTATCGGCTGCAGCTGATCTGCGCCCCGGAGGTCGAACAGATCGCCCGCGCCCAGATCGTGCGCCACACCAGCGGTGGCGATCCGGTGCTGCACGGCATCCGCACCGGCCGCGACGACGACGACAACGCCGTGGTCACCGCGTACCTGCTCGTCGACGGCCGTGCCCCGGACCGGCTGGAGCGCCTGGTCGCCGAACTGTCGCTGCAGCCCGGGGTCGAAGGCGTGCACTGGAACGCCGACGAGACGGACCCGGTCGCCGGTTTCGGACCGACCGACCGGGACTGA
- a CDS encoding nuclear transport factor 2 family protein codes for MDWQRLADEQAIRALLYRYARAVDTKDWALYRSVFTEDAVIDYTSAGAIAGSRDEVADWLEAAFGGIAMSMHHITNIEILELDGERAAVRALFYNPMQLPGHDEPSYFGGYYHHELVRTQTGWRSAGLREETRWSAALPGAPRPPG; via the coding sequence GTGGACTGGCAACGGCTCGCCGACGAACAGGCGATCAGGGCGCTGCTCTACCGCTACGCCCGCGCGGTGGACACCAAGGACTGGGCGCTGTACCGGTCGGTGTTCACCGAGGACGCGGTGATCGACTACACCTCCGCCGGCGCGATCGCCGGATCCCGCGACGAGGTGGCCGACTGGCTGGAGGCGGCGTTCGGCGGGATCGCCATGAGCATGCACCACATCACCAACATCGAGATCCTCGAACTCGACGGCGAGCGCGCCGCGGTGCGCGCCCTGTTCTACAACCCGATGCAGCTGCCCGGTCACGACGAACCCAGCTACTTCGGCGGCTACTACCACCACGAACTGGTGCGCACCCAAACCGGTTGGCGCAGTGCCGGATTGCGCGAAGAGACCCGCTGGAGTGCGGCGCTTCCCGGCGCGCCGCGCCCGCCGGGCTGA